In the Hordeum vulgare subsp. vulgare chromosome 7H, MorexV3_pseudomolecules_assembly, whole genome shotgun sequence genome, one interval contains:
- the LOC123412225 gene encoding beta-1,2-xylosyltransferase XYXT1-like isoform X1 gives MIVRCYSSQLEPHGNRHPLPGFLHKYVRGADITRRVRRASCTQTKEGRAGGREGNDRRERFDGSMTADPSSSSSTAGAPSVKGVARTLSQHHRAVVGFLFGFFVILVLYTTASGQFGTTNTIVALRSTPAEQNARTSPPPPASTPTSSAPNNISTQAAVRDMEKGKKDEAAKTTGEVRIRDKNVAPGTDMNNKTADSVQANRTGQSGQTVNDASDRMEEELIRQELGQDGDKNESNVKQLGAPPKPVCDLSDPRYDICEISGDARAIGGNRTVLYVPPAGERRADGQEWAIKDQSRKYLEYIDKVTVKTLSAAQSLVAPECTSRHAVPAVVFAMNGLTSNPWHDFSDVIVPLFITARAYDGEVQFLVTDLQPWFVDKYRLILANLSRYDIVDFNKDAGVRCHPRIVVGLRSHRDLGIDPARTPRNYTLLDFRMYIRDIFSLPPDGLGIPYKQKQEANRNATAGTEKRKPRLMLINRGRNRKFVNIPEISAAVEAAGFEVVVVEPRRDLRLEEFSKAVDSCDVLMGAHGAGLTNFFFLRTNATMLQVVPWGHMEHSAMIFYGVQAKEMRLRDVEYSITAEESTLYDKYGKDHPAVSDPESIHKQGWQLGMKYYWLEQDIRLNVTRFAPTLHRVLRTAEE, from the exons ATGATAGTCAG GTGCTACTCAAGCCAGTTAGAACCACATGGAAATCGCCACCCTCTGCCTGGCTTCCTGCATAAATACGTCCGCGGCGCAGACATTACCCGTCGCGTAAGGCGAGCCTCTTGCACACAGACGAAAGAAGGCAgagcgggagggagggagggaaacGATCGTCGCGAGCGCTTCGACGGCAGCATGACCGCCGacccttcgtcgtcgtcgtcgacggccGGGGCGCCGTCGGTGAAGGGCGTGGCGAGGACGCTGTCCCAGCACCACCGCGCCGTCGTCGGCTTCCTCTTCGGCTTCTTCGTCATCCTCGTGCTCTACACCACGGCGTCCGGCCAGTTCGGGACGACCAACACCATCG TCGCCCTGCGGTCCACGCCGGCCGAACAGAATGCCAggacttcccctcctcctccagcgTCGACACCAACGTCGTCGGCGCCAAATAATATTTCCACCCAAG CTGCGGTACGTGACATGGAAAAAGGCAAGAAGGACGAGGCAGCCAAGACGACGGGAGAAGTACGCATCCGAGACAAGAACGTAGCACCTGGAACCGACATGAACAACAAGACTGCAG ATAGCGTGCAAGCGAATAGGACAGGCCAGTCAGGCCAGACGGTAAATGATGCTAGTGACAGGATGGAGGAAGAGCTCATCCGGCAGGAGCTAGGTCAAGACGGCGACAAGAATGAGAGCAACGTCAAGCAGCTGG GTGCCCCGCCCAAGCCCGTCTGCGACCTGTCCGACCCCAGGTATGACATCTGCGAGATCTCCGGCGACGCCCGGGCCATCGGCGGCAACCGTACCGTCCTGTATGTGCCGCCCGCCGGCGAGCGTCGGGCCGACGGCCAGGAATGGGCCATCAAGGACCAGTCCCGCAAGTACCTGGAGTATATCGACAAGGTGACGGTGAAGACCCTGAGCGCCGCCCAGTCCCTGGTGGCGCCCGAGTGCACCTCCCGGCACGCCGTCCCAGCCGTCGTATTCGCCATGAACGGGCTCACGTCCAACCCATGGCACGACTTCAGCGACGTGATCGTCCCGCTCTTCATCACCGCCCGCGCCTACGACGGCGAGGTCCAGTTCCTCGTCACCGACCTCCAGCCGTGGTTCGTGGACAAGTACCGTCTCATCCTCGCCAACCTGTCCCGCTACGACATCGTCGACTTCAACAAGGACGCCGGCGTCCGGTGCCACCCGCGCATCGTCGTCGGCCTCCGCAGCCACCGCGACCTCGGCATCGACCCGGCCCGCACGCCGCGCAACTACACGCTGCTGGACTTCCGCATGTACATCCGGGACATCTTCTCGCTGCCGCCCGACGGCCTTGGCATCCCGTACAAGCAAAAGCAGGAGGCCAACAGGAACGCGACTGCCGGCACGGAGAAACGGAAGCCGCGGCTGATGCTCATCAACCGTGGCCGGAACAGGAAGTTCGTCAACATTCCGGAGATCTCCGCGGCGGTGGAGGCAGCCGGGTTCGAGGTGGTGGTCGTGGAGCCGCGGCGTGACCTGAGGCTGGAGGAGTTCTCCAAGGCGGTGGACTCGTGCGACGTGCTCATGGGCGCGCACGGGGCCGGGCTCAccaacttcttcttcctccgcacCAACGCGACGATGCTGCAGGTGGTGCCGTGGGGCCACATGGAGCACTCGGCCATGATATTCTACGGCGTGCAGGCCAAGGAGATGAGGCTGAGGGACGTCGAGTACAGCATCACCGCCGAGGAGAGCACGCTCTATGACAAGTACGGCAAAGACCACCCGGCGGTGAGCGACCCGGAGTCGATACATAAGCAGGGGTGGCAGCTGGGCATGAAGTACTACTGGCTGGAGCAGGACATCAGGCTCAACGTCACCAGATTTGCTCCCACGCTGCACCGGGTGCTTCGGACGGCCGAGGAATAG
- the LOC123412225 gene encoding beta-1,2-xylosyltransferase XYXT1-like isoform X2: protein MIVRCYSSQLEPHGNRHPLPGFLHKYVRGADITRRVRRASCTQTKEGRAGGREGNDRRERFDGSMTADPSSSSSTAGAPSVKGVARTLSQHHRAVVGFLFGFFVILVLYTTASGQFGTTNTIVALRSTPAEQNARTSPPPPASTPTSSAPNNISTQGKKDEAAKTTGEVRIRDKNVAPGTDMNNKTADSVQANRTGQSGQTVNDASDRMEEELIRQELGQDGDKNESNVKQLGAPPKPVCDLSDPRYDICEISGDARAIGGNRTVLYVPPAGERRADGQEWAIKDQSRKYLEYIDKVTVKTLSAAQSLVAPECTSRHAVPAVVFAMNGLTSNPWHDFSDVIVPLFITARAYDGEVQFLVTDLQPWFVDKYRLILANLSRYDIVDFNKDAGVRCHPRIVVGLRSHRDLGIDPARTPRNYTLLDFRMYIRDIFSLPPDGLGIPYKQKQEANRNATAGTEKRKPRLMLINRGRNRKFVNIPEISAAVEAAGFEVVVVEPRRDLRLEEFSKAVDSCDVLMGAHGAGLTNFFFLRTNATMLQVVPWGHMEHSAMIFYGVQAKEMRLRDVEYSITAEESTLYDKYGKDHPAVSDPESIHKQGWQLGMKYYWLEQDIRLNVTRFAPTLHRVLRTAEE from the exons ATGATAGTCAG GTGCTACTCAAGCCAGTTAGAACCACATGGAAATCGCCACCCTCTGCCTGGCTTCCTGCATAAATACGTCCGCGGCGCAGACATTACCCGTCGCGTAAGGCGAGCCTCTTGCACACAGACGAAAGAAGGCAgagcgggagggagggagggaaacGATCGTCGCGAGCGCTTCGACGGCAGCATGACCGCCGacccttcgtcgtcgtcgtcgacggccGGGGCGCCGTCGGTGAAGGGCGTGGCGAGGACGCTGTCCCAGCACCACCGCGCCGTCGTCGGCTTCCTCTTCGGCTTCTTCGTCATCCTCGTGCTCTACACCACGGCGTCCGGCCAGTTCGGGACGACCAACACCATCG TCGCCCTGCGGTCCACGCCGGCCGAACAGAATGCCAggacttcccctcctcctccagcgTCGACACCAACGTCGTCGGCGCCAAATAATATTTCCACCCAAG GCAAGAAGGACGAGGCAGCCAAGACGACGGGAGAAGTACGCATCCGAGACAAGAACGTAGCACCTGGAACCGACATGAACAACAAGACTGCAG ATAGCGTGCAAGCGAATAGGACAGGCCAGTCAGGCCAGACGGTAAATGATGCTAGTGACAGGATGGAGGAAGAGCTCATCCGGCAGGAGCTAGGTCAAGACGGCGACAAGAATGAGAGCAACGTCAAGCAGCTGG GTGCCCCGCCCAAGCCCGTCTGCGACCTGTCCGACCCCAGGTATGACATCTGCGAGATCTCCGGCGACGCCCGGGCCATCGGCGGCAACCGTACCGTCCTGTATGTGCCGCCCGCCGGCGAGCGTCGGGCCGACGGCCAGGAATGGGCCATCAAGGACCAGTCCCGCAAGTACCTGGAGTATATCGACAAGGTGACGGTGAAGACCCTGAGCGCCGCCCAGTCCCTGGTGGCGCCCGAGTGCACCTCCCGGCACGCCGTCCCAGCCGTCGTATTCGCCATGAACGGGCTCACGTCCAACCCATGGCACGACTTCAGCGACGTGATCGTCCCGCTCTTCATCACCGCCCGCGCCTACGACGGCGAGGTCCAGTTCCTCGTCACCGACCTCCAGCCGTGGTTCGTGGACAAGTACCGTCTCATCCTCGCCAACCTGTCCCGCTACGACATCGTCGACTTCAACAAGGACGCCGGCGTCCGGTGCCACCCGCGCATCGTCGTCGGCCTCCGCAGCCACCGCGACCTCGGCATCGACCCGGCCCGCACGCCGCGCAACTACACGCTGCTGGACTTCCGCATGTACATCCGGGACATCTTCTCGCTGCCGCCCGACGGCCTTGGCATCCCGTACAAGCAAAAGCAGGAGGCCAACAGGAACGCGACTGCCGGCACGGAGAAACGGAAGCCGCGGCTGATGCTCATCAACCGTGGCCGGAACAGGAAGTTCGTCAACATTCCGGAGATCTCCGCGGCGGTGGAGGCAGCCGGGTTCGAGGTGGTGGTCGTGGAGCCGCGGCGTGACCTGAGGCTGGAGGAGTTCTCCAAGGCGGTGGACTCGTGCGACGTGCTCATGGGCGCGCACGGGGCCGGGCTCAccaacttcttcttcctccgcacCAACGCGACGATGCTGCAGGTGGTGCCGTGGGGCCACATGGAGCACTCGGCCATGATATTCTACGGCGTGCAGGCCAAGGAGATGAGGCTGAGGGACGTCGAGTACAGCATCACCGCCGAGGAGAGCACGCTCTATGACAAGTACGGCAAAGACCACCCGGCGGTGAGCGACCCGGAGTCGATACATAAGCAGGGGTGGCAGCTGGGCATGAAGTACTACTGGCTGGAGCAGGACATCAGGCTCAACGTCACCAGATTTGCTCCCACGCTGCACCGGGTGCTTCGGACGGCCGAGGAATAG